One segment of Chlorocebus sabaeus isolate Y175 chromosome 24, mChlSab1.0.hap1, whole genome shotgun sequence DNA contains the following:
- the LOC140710005 gene encoding LOW QUALITY PROTEIN: uncharacterized protein (The sequence of the model RefSeq protein was modified relative to this genomic sequence to represent the inferred CDS: inserted 1 base in 1 codon), which yields MAESQTTSLDFPCSFPARSPGQKSHCWKLKGSGRIAKKTHPSGRGRDNFAGVEGGPRIFPKSPQRCFPRPTASRPDLGTRKGQREGRRGRRRAPRPPEAAAKTGIPAWRKRGPAPARGRRRRRAASVHRPRRRGVSLGRAPGAATEPGSDPGRPREDEEVPPSPPPAASRPQQEPGGGDRMPEAYPAGGVRTPRPRPPARRGPPACPRTPRPAPPPPALPAAGARPGAACSPSPCAAGEGDREDAAAPALQPGPPAPRRRRRRRSRSGAVARLGRKRAASGRGGPGTSRRLGRRRRETGPLKGQTPARLCLRSPAHALRYSQERLAGSGFRAFLPRPRLPAGPKVDVQELEAPRNLLRSLAPLSPVPEMDYCAPQRLQSPQSNLSLKYWLSSERVPEDPALLKSEAISPLIQRGSIRDGRNESMMEVTGGFXVHFHPSNGEGRFIETSSAADLEVISYSSKVSVTERCFIKVCTVLL from the exons ATGGCTGAGAGCCAGACGACTTCTCTGGACTTCCCGTGTAGTTTTCCGGCGAGGTCCCCAGGCCAAAAGTCTCACTGTTGGAAACTGAAGGGGTCAGGCCGAATCGCTAAGAAGACACACCCCTCGGGGAGAGGAAGGGATAACTTCGCCGGTGTCGAGGGTGGTCCACGGATTTTTCCAAAGTCCCCGCAGCGCTGCTTTCCGCGCCCAACCGCCTCCCGCCCTGACCTAGGGACTCGCAAAGGGCAGCGGGAGGGGCGCCGGGGAAGGCGGCGAGCGCCCAGGCCGCCGGAGGCAGCGGCGAAGACTGGAATTCCAGCATGGCGTAAGCGTGGCCCAGCTCCGGCCCGGGGACGCCGCCGGAGACGCGCTGCCTCCGTCCACCGACCGAGGAGGCG GGGGGTATCCCTCGGCCGCGCCCCGGGCGCCGCGACAGAGCCGGGGTCGGACCCGGGGCGGCCCCGCGAGGACGAGGAGGTCCCTCCGAGCCCGCCACCTGCGGCGTCCCGACCCCAGCAGGAGCCCGGCGGCGGCGACCGGATGCCCGAGGCCTACCCAGCGGGCGGCGTCCGGACCCCACGGCCGCGCCCCCCCGCCCGGCGCGGCCCTCCCGCCTGCCCCAGGACCCCGCGGCCGGCGCCACCTCCCCCCGCGCTCCCTGCCGCCGGTGCCCGGCCCGGTGCGGCCTGCTCTCCCTCACCCTGTGCGGCCGGGGAAGGAGACCGGGAAGACGCGGCGGCGCCGGCACTACAGCCCGGGCCGCCCGCTCCgaggcgccgccgccgccgccgcagtcGCTCAGGTGCCGTCGCGCGGCTCGGCAGGAAACGGGCGGCTTCGGGGCGGGGCGGCCCTGGCACGTCCCGGCGTCTGGGCCGGCGGCGCCGGGAGACCGGCCCCTTAAAGGGACAGACGCCGGCCCGCCTCTGCCTTCGCTCGCCTGCCCACGCGCTCCGGTATTCGCAGGAGCGGCTGGCCGGCTCGGGATTCCGGGCTTTCCTCCCGAGACCACGTCTCCCAGCTGGGCCGAAGGTGGACGTTCAGGAGCTGGAGGCTCCGCGGAATCTCCTGCGTTCATTAGCCCCGCTCTCCCCTGTCCCGGAGATG GATTACTGTGCCCCTCAGCGGCTCCAGAGCCCTCAAAGCAATCTATCTCTGAAGTACTGGCTATCTTCTGAGCGTGTGCCAGAAGATCCAGCTTTGTTGAAAAGCGAAGCCATTAGTCCCTTAATACAAAGGGGAAGT ATCAGGGATGGCAGAAATGAAAGTATGATGGAAGTAACTGGAGGAT AGGTCCACTTTCACCCAAGTAATGGAGAGGGAAGGTTCATCGAAACTTCTTCAGCTGCAGATCTTGAGGTCATCAGCTATTCTAGCAAAGTATCTGTCACAGAAAGGTGCTTCATAAAGGTCTGCACTGTGCTCCTTTGA